One Sphingopyxis macrogoltabida genomic region harbors:
- a CDS encoding helix-turn-helix domain-containing protein: protein MSDTRTCEKGGVASLDQLKEFSGRRIESERLRRRLSQEHLARRVGLSVRWLREIESGNPAVALDDHLRCAAALRLAPAFVLLPLLDPDYSQASSIDPAPFEWADIEYLIWTHIGRRAGWAAHRGEFERAQEPLRAEVRVPAENQSRTAQSLPATQDRS from the coding sequence ATGTCGGACACCAGGACATGCGAGAAGGGCGGCGTCGCTTCGCTGGATCAGCTCAAGGAGTTCTCTGGGCGGCGCATCGAAAGCGAGCGTCTTCGCCGTCGCTTGAGTCAGGAGCATCTTGCCCGCAGAGTTGGATTGAGCGTTCGTTGGCTACGAGAGATCGAGAGCGGTAACCCGGCCGTGGCGCTCGATGACCATTTACGTTGCGCAGCGGCGCTCCGTCTCGCGCCCGCGTTCGTCCTTCTTCCCTTGTTGGACCCTGACTACAGCCAAGCTTCGTCGATCGATCCAGCGCCATTCGAATGGGCCGACATCGAATATCTGATCTGGACTCATATCGGCAGACGAGCAGGATGGGCTGCACACCGCGGCGAATTTGAACGCGCCCAGGAACCTCTGCGCGCCGAGGTTCGAGTCCCTGCTGAAAATCAGTCAAGAACAGCACAATCTTTACCTGCTACTCAGGATAGGAGCTAA
- a CDS encoding DsbC family protein, which produces MSCDSANDRAAPRFRLSSLSANGPFKKPAVLLAAAALLASPVVCAQEKTEKVLLAKAAAEAEQQLKQTFTNLQFDDFEPAPVKGAIYQASAGGRIVYYAPESEHLLFASIFDKNGVNLTALAQEAGISNRLKSIDSSQALEIGPKDAPTVIEFTDPDCPYCRALNRYWAAKAAEGKPVRRLIFFVSGIHPEAAAKSEHILCSVDKAVAFKAIYSGAAPTALRTCAEGRGKVEAHAKVVSAAGVSGTPTLIAGGKLISGFQQAEIEAFLSSAKTNRVSR; this is translated from the coding sequence ATGTCATGCGATTCCGCGAACGATCGTGCTGCGCCTCGATTCCGGTTATCGTCATTATCGGCGAACGGCCCCTTCAAGAAACCTGCCGTCTTACTGGCGGCGGCCGCACTTCTCGCCTCGCCGGTCGTTTGTGCACAAGAGAAGACGGAGAAGGTGTTGCTGGCAAAAGCCGCAGCGGAGGCGGAGCAGCAACTCAAGCAAACCTTCACAAATCTCCAGTTCGATGATTTCGAACCGGCGCCGGTGAAAGGCGCGATCTATCAAGCGAGTGCTGGCGGCCGGATCGTCTATTATGCGCCCGAGAGCGAGCATCTCTTGTTCGCGTCGATCTTCGACAAGAACGGCGTCAATCTGACAGCCCTCGCGCAGGAAGCCGGCATCTCCAACCGTCTGAAATCGATAGACTCCTCACAGGCGCTTGAAATCGGCCCCAAGGATGCGCCGACGGTGATCGAATTTACCGATCCCGACTGCCCCTATTGTCGCGCGCTTAATCGATATTGGGCAGCGAAGGCCGCCGAGGGAAAACCGGTCCGGCGTCTCATATTCTTCGTGAGCGGCATTCATCCGGAAGCCGCGGCAAAGTCCGAGCACATCCTGTGCTCAGTCGATAAGGCGGTAGCCTTTAAAGCCATCTATTCGGGTGCCGCGCCGACAGCGCTGCGAACCTGCGCTGAAGGCCGCGGAAAGGTCGAAGCTCACGCCAAAGTGGTCAGCGCCGCTGGTGTCAGCGGGACGCCGACCTTGATCGCGGGCGGCAAGCTCATCTCCGGATTTCAGCAGGCCGAGATCGAGGCCTTTCTATCCTCGGCGAAGACCAACCGTGTCTCTCGCTGA
- a CDS encoding type IV conjugative transfer system protein TraL produces MDERLPQYLHKPVQILWFGSDEFVLVVTTIFVAVIVGGLVGWAFIAALLLFLPWKRAQPRGFLAHLAWRWGMLRFRHYPGPTQTRFYE; encoded by the coding sequence ATGGACGAACGCTTGCCCCAATATCTGCACAAGCCGGTTCAGATCCTGTGGTTCGGATCGGACGAGTTCGTGTTGGTGGTCACCACCATCTTCGTCGCCGTCATCGTCGGCGGACTGGTCGGTTGGGCGTTCATCGCGGCCCTTCTCCTTTTCCTGCCATGGAAGCGCGCGCAGCCGCGCGGTTTCCTCGCCCATCTCGCATGGCGCTGGGGGATGCTTCGCTTTCGCCATTATCCGGGTCCGACCCAAACCCGATTTTACGAGTGA
- a CDS encoding TraE/TraK family type IV conjugative transfer system protein, with amino-acid sequence MFSRHRKPRSAPVDPLLGKPASFGIHRYIQGSSNLFEENRLLKFAIVGLFGITAVLGTVIYSSDQKERTVVVPFGSGGDLYVTGSKPSAAYIRTMTRNIVALAGTYSAYSADRQFQELLSIVHPSAYDSMRDSLNGILDELAGNPTLSIATYIRPDQPVQWTERDILVPIEKVRVIGGVIRKFRGELRVRYAVENGRFWVISLTEEKFDVQPR; translated from the coding sequence ATGTTCTCGCGTCATCGCAAACCCCGAAGCGCGCCGGTCGACCCGCTGCTCGGTAAACCCGCCAGCTTCGGGATCCATCGGTACATTCAGGGCTCATCGAACCTCTTCGAAGAGAACCGGCTGCTCAAGTTCGCGATCGTCGGGCTGTTCGGCATTACCGCGGTGCTTGGCACGGTCATTTACAGCTCGGACCAGAAAGAGCGCACGGTGGTCGTGCCGTTCGGTTCGGGCGGCGATCTCTATGTGACCGGCTCGAAGCCATCGGCCGCCTATATCCGCACGATGACGCGCAATATCGTCGCGCTCGCCGGGACCTATTCGGCCTACTCGGCCGACCGGCAGTTCCAGGAACTGCTCTCGATCGTCCATCCATCGGCGTACGACAGCATGCGCGACAGCCTGAACGGCATATTGGACGAGCTCGCGGGCAATCCGACGCTGTCGATCGCGACCTACATCCGCCCCGATCAGCCGGTCCAGTGGACCGAGCGTGACATCCTGGTCCCGATCGAGAAGGTCCGCGTGATCGGCGGTGTCATCCGCAAGTTCCGCGGCGAACTTCGCGTCCGCTACGCCGTCGAGAACGGACGCTTCTGGGTCATTTCGCTCACCGAGGAGAAATTCGATGTCCAGCCTCGCTAG
- a CDS encoding type-F conjugative transfer system secretin TraK codes for MSSLARLAAALPVAALLLPAPASAQAITVLPDQMSTIRLSNRDVNHIVCVGGEIEDVKFSAEKAIAVERAGSDAWIKFLVKEVDDMGMVTRSYVTTPSEFFISCNGAIYPLYAEPTEIPAQTVTLAPGRPQRARANEELLGPLVEEERAVSITLAMLQDRVPASFTEVAPRSGTITIAGLPSAQLVERRRLAIEGSGLSVSEYRLGSDSDVVLEEQQFLDRALGIDIFAVTLDRLSLKAGESARLIVIRRGDGE; via the coding sequence ATGTCCAGCCTCGCTAGGCTCGCGGCGGCGCTGCCCGTTGCCGCGCTGCTGTTGCCCGCGCCCGCATCAGCGCAAGCCATCACCGTCCTTCCCGACCAGATGAGCACGATCCGCCTCTCAAACCGCGACGTCAATCATATCGTCTGCGTCGGCGGCGAGATCGAGGATGTAAAATTCTCGGCCGAGAAGGCGATCGCGGTCGAGCGCGCGGGCTCCGACGCCTGGATCAAGTTTCTCGTCAAGGAAGTCGACGATATGGGTATGGTGACGCGCAGCTATGTGACGACACCCTCTGAGTTCTTCATCAGCTGCAACGGGGCCATCTATCCGCTCTATGCCGAGCCTACGGAAATTCCCGCGCAAACGGTCACGCTTGCTCCCGGACGGCCGCAGCGCGCACGGGCCAATGAGGAGCTGCTCGGGCCGCTAGTCGAGGAAGAGAGGGCAGTGTCGATCACGCTCGCGATGCTTCAGGACCGCGTGCCGGCAAGCTTCACCGAGGTCGCGCCGCGGTCGGGAACGATCACGATTGCCGGCCTCCCCTCGGCGCAGCTCGTCGAGCGCCGGCGTCTCGCGATCGAAGGCTCCGGCCTTTCCGTCTCCGAGTATCGCCTCGGTAGCGACAGCGATGTCGTGCTCGAGGAACAGCAGTTCCTCGACCGCGCGCTTGGCATCGACATCTTCGCAGTCACGCTCGACCGACTGAGCCTCAAGGCGGGCGAAAGCGCGCGGCTGATCGTT